From the genome of Sulfuricella sp., one region includes:
- a CDS encoding IS256 family transposase yields the protein MTVSNELLDSLLADYKKPEDLIGEDGLLKQLTKKLVERALEAEMAEHLGHAKHEPVVNPAGNTRNGKSKKTLKGEFGELPIDIPRDRHGSFEPQLIPKHQTRWTGFDEKILSLYARGMTVREIQGHLEEMYGAEVSPSLISSVTDAVIDDAKAWQSRALDALYPIVYLDCIHVKARDSGAVRVKAVYLALGINLAGEKELLGIWIAQTEGAKFWLQVVTELKNRGVQDIFIACVDGLKGFPEAIEAVFPKTA from the coding sequence ATGACCGTAAGCAACGAACTGCTGGACAGCCTACTGGCTGATTACAAGAAACCCGAAGACCTGATTGGGGAAGACGGGCTGCTTAAGCAGCTCACCAAGAAGTTGGTGGAGCGGGCACTTGAGGCCGAGATGGCCGAACATCTGGGCCACGCCAAACACGAGCCGGTCGTCAACCCTGCCGGCAACACCCGCAACGGCAAGAGCAAGAAGACCCTCAAGGGCGAATTCGGCGAACTGCCCATCGACATTCCCCGCGACCGCCACGGCAGTTTCGAGCCGCAACTGATCCCCAAGCACCAGACCCGCTGGACGGGCTTCGACGAGAAGATTCTGTCACTCTACGCGCGCGGCATGACGGTGCGGGAGATTCAAGGCCACCTGGAAGAAATGTATGGCGCCGAAGTTTCGCCGTCGCTGATTTCCTCGGTTACGGATGCGGTGATTGACGATGCCAAGGCCTGGCAGTCCAGAGCGCTGGACGCCCTGTATCCCATCGTCTATCTCGACTGCATCCACGTCAAGGCGCGCGATAGCGGCGCGGTGCGGGTCAAGGCCGTGTATCTGGCATTGGGTATCAATCTGGCGGGTGAGAAGGAACTGCTGGGCATCTGGATCGCCCAGACCGAGGGCGCCAAATTCTGGCTGCAAGTCGTGACCGAACTCAAGAACCGTGGTGTGCAGGATATCTTCATCGCCTGCGTCGATGGACTGAAAGGCTTCCCGGAAGCTATCGAGGCGGTATTCCCGAAGACTGCC
- a CDS encoding helix-turn-helix domain-containing protein encodes MTNREVGISSVVELGDILRAVRKESGLTQRDAAALCNVSLPFLNGLEQGKATAQIGKVLSVCKRFGIDVRLRLPGETA; translated from the coding sequence ATGACAAACAGGGAAGTTGGTATTTCCTCTGTCGTCGAGCTTGGGGATATTCTTCGGGCCGTTCGCAAGGAATCTGGACTGACTCAACGCGATGCCGCCGCGCTATGCAACGTCAGTTTGCCATTTCTTAACGGCCTGGAGCAAGGGAAAGCGACAGCCCAGATCGGAAAAGTTCTGTCCGTCTGCAAGCGGTTCGGTATTGACGTCAGGCTGAGATTGCCGGGTGAAACGGCATGA
- the fusA gene encoding elongation factor G, translating to MPNDPVTSIRTLALAGHGASGKTTLAESLLFKAGAIASQGSVEKGSTVCDFDALEKDCGHSLNSAVVNFFHQGQHIYLIDTPGYPDYSGQAIGALAAVDTAVVVINAQAGIELATRRMMKAAAARGLCRMIVVNKIDAENLDLPGLLADIQASFGKECLPINLPAHGRQDVVDCFFNPDGDADFSSVREAHTALIDQVVEVDEDLMAIYLEQGEELSPEQLHAPFEKALREGHLVPVCFTAAKSGTGVGALLDVIARLAPNPSEGNAPPFLKGEGASALEFHAEPDAGKHVLAHVFKVIIDPYVGKMGVFRVHQGTLRRDAQLFIGNGKRPFKAGHLYLLQGKDYVETDILLPGDIGAVAKAEEIEFDAVLHDSHDEDHIHLRPLDFPKPMHGLAVETRRKGDEQRLFEILHKLEMEDPTFMVERHPATNETVIRGLGELHLRAKLDKMAQAYKLEVDTRPPRIPYRETIASNAEGHYRHKKQSGGAGQFGEVFLRIEALPRGTGYEFVDAVKGGTIPGVFMPAVEKGVKQALEAGVIAGYPVQDIRVVVYDGKHHPVDSKEVAFVVAGRKAVIAAVKAASPILLEPIVNIEILGPESAIGDLAADIAGKRGHVTGTQPRGSNTSAISAEVPLAELNDYQSRLRSLTSGQGAYALEFSRYAAVPPAVQQALMSQFKAQEEDD from the coding sequence ATGCCAAACGATCCTGTAACTTCCATACGAACCCTGGCGCTTGCCGGCCATGGCGCCAGCGGCAAAACGACGCTGGCCGAATCCCTGCTTTTCAAGGCTGGCGCGATCGCCAGCCAGGGCAGTGTGGAAAAGGGCAGCACCGTCTGCGATTTCGATGCGCTGGAAAAAGACTGCGGCCACTCTCTCAATTCCGCGGTAGTGAATTTTTTCCATCAGGGGCAGCATATTTACCTCATCGATACCCCGGGTTATCCGGATTACTCAGGCCAGGCGATCGGCGCCCTGGCAGCAGTAGATACCGCCGTGGTGGTGATCAATGCCCAGGCGGGGATCGAGCTGGCCACGCGGCGCATGATGAAAGCGGCCGCAGCGCGCGGGCTGTGCCGCATGATCGTGGTCAACAAGATCGATGCCGAGAACCTCGATTTGCCGGGCTTGCTGGCAGACATTCAGGCAAGCTTCGGCAAGGAGTGCCTGCCCATCAACCTCCCGGCGCATGGCCGGCAGGATGTGGTGGATTGTTTCTTCAACCCCGACGGCGACGCCGATTTTTCCTCGGTCAGGGAAGCGCATACGGCGCTGATCGACCAGGTGGTGGAGGTGGACGAGGACTTGATGGCCATCTACCTGGAGCAGGGCGAGGAATTAAGCCCGGAGCAATTGCATGCGCCGTTCGAAAAGGCGTTGCGTGAAGGACATCTGGTGCCGGTGTGCTTCACCGCCGCGAAAAGCGGCACAGGCGTGGGCGCGTTGCTGGATGTGATTGCCAGGCTCGCGCCCAATCCGTCTGAAGGCAATGCGCCGCCCTTCCTCAAGGGCGAAGGCGCTTCCGCGCTGGAATTTCATGCCGAGCCGGATGCCGGCAAACATGTCCTGGCCCATGTATTCAAAGTCATCATCGACCCCTATGTGGGCAAGATGGGCGTGTTCCGGGTCCATCAGGGGACGCTCAGGCGCGACGCGCAACTGTTCATCGGCAATGGCAAGCGCCCCTTCAAGGCCGGGCACCTGTACCTGCTGCAGGGCAAGGATTACGTCGAGACCGATATTCTGCTGCCGGGCGACATCGGCGCCGTTGCCAAGGCGGAGGAAATCGAGTTCGACGCGGTGCTGCACGATTCGCACGACGAGGACCACATTCATTTGCGCCCCCTGGATTTCCCCAAACCGATGCACGGTCTGGCGGTTGAAACCCGGCGCAAGGGCGATGAACAACGCCTGTTCGAGATCCTGCACAAGCTGGAAATGGAAGATCCCACCTTCATGGTTGAACGTCATCCGGCCACCAATGAAACGGTGATTCGCGGCCTGGGCGAATTGCACCTGCGCGCCAAGCTGGACAAGATGGCGCAAGCCTACAAGCTGGAAGTGGACACCCGTCCGCCGCGCATTCCCTACCGTGAAACCATCGCCAGTAACGCCGAAGGCCACTACCGCCACAAGAAACAGAGCGGTGGAGCAGGGCAGTTCGGCGAAGTGTTCCTGCGCATCGAGGCGCTCCCGCGCGGGACCGGCTATGAATTCGTGGACGCGGTCAAGGGCGGCACCATTCCAGGCGTATTCATGCCAGCCGTGGAAAAAGGCGTGAAACAGGCGCTGGAGGCGGGCGTGATTGCCGGCTACCCGGTGCAGGACATCCGCGTCGTGGTCTACGACGGCAAGCACCACCCGGTGGATTCCAAGGAAGTGGCCTTCGTCGTTGCCGGGCGCAAGGCGGTCATCGCGGCGGTCAAGGCGGCCAGCCCCATCCTGCTGGAGCCGATCGTCAACATCGAGATATTGGGCCCGGAATCGGCCATCGGCGACCTTGCCGCCGATATCGCCGGCAAGCGCGGCCATGTCACCGGCACCCAGCCGCGCGGTAGCAACACTTCAGCCATATCCGCCGAAGTCCCCCTGGCCGAGCTCAACGACTACCAGTCAAGGCTGCGCTCGCTGACCAGCGGGCAAGGCGCCTATGCGCTGGAATTCAGCCGCTACGCCGCAGTGCCGCCCGCGGTGCAGCAGGCGCTGATGTCCCAGTTCAAGGCTCAGGAAGAGGACGATTAA
- a CDS encoding GNAT family N-acetyltransferase, giving the protein MTNAETIARHPSLAEHQSRLVTAAEAVTPVQPGHQVYLGSACATPRLLVEALENLASPPPDVTLLHFFNYDAIPHQNNKPNTRYRHKCFFAGADERAAVASLQAEYIPVSLSQVPGLVENGRIPVDVALVQVSPPDEFGYASLGVSVDITVSMVQHARHVIAEINPNMPRTMGDSLIHISRFDAMVWNDTAIIEPPLTPADEVVEQIARNIASIIEDRSTLQIGLGRLPQEALKYLMDRRDLGIHSDLITDAIVPLVEKGVINGRKKSQYKGMVVASYCMGTRKLYDLIDRNPFFSIQAIERVSDIHSISQQHKMVSVSQACSVDLTGQICSDQFEGHFCGGVTTQPEFIRGAAQSPGGKPIICLQSTDDSGKTSRIRPLLQGGEGATIARSDVHYVITEYGVAYLFGKSIRERALALIQIAHPDFRPWLLDEAKKLHYMGPEQSLRNQDEYPAEEERRITLRNQKAVLIRPTRKEDAPALQQYFQRMIKEDRYTRTFWRLNQLSDSEAQRLCNVNQDSDVAFLVVSGSAGNETLIASACYFVNASTNMAEVAYMVSPEWQGVGIGKALQLRLLEHAKARGLRGFSAEIQTYNANMINLAKQACDNITIARHGDTHEVTMLFE; this is encoded by the coding sequence ATGACCAATGCGGAAACCATCGCGCGCCATCCTTCGCTGGCTGAACACCAGTCCCGCCTCGTAACTGCGGCGGAAGCCGTTACTCCGGTTCAGCCCGGCCATCAGGTTTATCTCGGCAGCGCCTGCGCCACGCCTCGCCTGCTGGTGGAAGCACTGGAAAATCTGGCCAGCCCGCCCCCTGATGTCACGCTGTTGCACTTCTTCAATTACGATGCGATTCCGCATCAGAACAACAAACCCAACACCCGCTACCGGCACAAATGCTTTTTTGCCGGCGCGGATGAACGTGCCGCCGTGGCAAGCTTGCAGGCCGAATACATACCCGTCTCCTTATCCCAGGTACCCGGGCTGGTCGAAAATGGCCGCATCCCGGTTGATGTCGCGCTGGTGCAAGTCTCGCCACCGGATGAATTCGGCTATGCCAGCCTGGGTGTTTCCGTGGACATCACCGTGTCCATGGTGCAACACGCCAGGCATGTCATCGCCGAGATCAACCCCAATATGCCACGCACCATGGGCGACAGCCTGATTCACATCAGCCGCTTTGACGCCATGGTGTGGAACGATACCGCTATCATCGAACCCCCGCTCACGCCGGCCGATGAAGTGGTCGAGCAGATTGCGCGCAATATCGCCAGCATCATCGAGGACCGCTCCACCCTTCAGATCGGCCTCGGGCGCCTGCCCCAGGAAGCGCTGAAATACCTGATGGACCGCCGCGATCTGGGCATCCACTCGGACCTCATCACGGATGCCATCGTGCCGCTGGTGGAGAAAGGGGTCATCAATGGGCGGAAAAAAAGCCAGTACAAGGGCATGGTCGTTGCCAGCTACTGCATGGGGACACGAAAACTTTACGACCTGATCGACCGCAACCCGTTCTTTTCCATTCAGGCCATCGAAAGGGTGAGCGATATTCATTCGATTTCGCAGCAACACAAGATGGTTTCGGTGAGCCAGGCCTGCTCGGTGGATTTGACCGGGCAGATTTGCAGCGATCAGTTCGAGGGCCATTTCTGCGGCGGGGTAACGACCCAGCCCGAATTTATCCGTGGCGCCGCCCAGTCGCCGGGAGGCAAACCCATCATCTGCCTGCAATCCACCGACGATAGCGGAAAAACCTCGCGCATCCGCCCGCTCCTGCAAGGAGGCGAAGGCGCCACCATTGCACGTTCGGATGTCCATTATGTGATCACCGAATATGGCGTCGCCTACCTGTTCGGCAAATCCATACGGGAACGCGCGCTCGCGCTGATCCAGATCGCTCATCCGGATTTCCGCCCGTGGCTGCTGGATGAAGCGAAAAAACTGCACTATATGGGGCCGGAGCAGTCCCTGAGGAACCAGGATGAATATCCCGCTGAAGAAGAACGGCGCATTACCCTGAGAAACCAGAAGGCTGTCCTGATTCGCCCCACCCGGAAGGAAGATGCGCCAGCACTGCAACAGTATTTCCAGCGCATGATCAAGGAGGATCGCTACACGCGTACCTTCTGGCGCCTGAATCAACTCTCTGATAGTGAAGCGCAGCGCCTGTGCAATGTAAACCAGGACAGCGACGTCGCATTCCTGGTGGTCTCGGGTTCAGCTGGAAACGAGACGCTGATTGCCAGCGCCTGCTATTTCGTCAACGCCTCGACCAATATGGCCGAAGTCGCCTACATGGTGTCGCCCGAATGGCAGGGCGTGGGAATAGGCAAGGCCTTGCAGTTGAGACTGCTGGAGCATGCAAAAGCCAGGGGCTTGCGCGGATTCAGTGCGGAAATCCAGACCTACAATGCCAACATGATCAATCTTGCCAAACAGGCCTGTGACAACATCACCATCGCCCGGCACGGGGACACCCATGAGGTCACCATGCTGTTCGAATAA
- the uvrB gene encoding excinuclease ABC subunit UvrB, with product MIVTFPNSPYKLHQPFEPSGDQPEAIRSLVEGLDDGLSFQTLLGVTGSGKTFTMANVIARLGRPAIILAHNKTLAAQLYSEMREFFPENAVEYFVSYYDYYQPEAYVPSRDMFIEKDSAINEHIEQMRLSATKSLLEREDSIIVASVSCIYGIGDPVDYHGMILHLRQGEKIGQREAIKRLSEMQYDRNDVEFSRGTFRVRGDVLDIFPAESAELAIRVSLFDDEVESLSLFDPLTGHIQKKVPRFTVYPSSHYVTPRSTVLRAVDTIRLELRERIEFFHKNNKLVEAQRIEQRTRFDLEMLNEIGFCKGIENYSRHLSGRNPGDPPPTLIDYLPPNALMFIDESHVTITQVGGMYKGDRARKENLVDYGFRLPSALDNRPLRFDEFEKVMRQTIFVSATPADYEATHASQIVEQVVRPTGLLDPVLEVRPASTQVDDLLPTIRQKVVLGERVLVTTLTKRMSEDLTDYLSDHGVKVRYLHSGIDTVERVEIIRDLRLGLFDVLVGINLLREGLDIPEVSLVAILDADKEGFLRSERALIQTIGRAARHINGTAILYADRITKSMQKAIDETERRRAKQIAWNEEHGITPKGVSKRIKDIIDGVFDLETAQKELKVAQELAHYQHLDEKVLTREIKQLEKEMLACARNLEFERAAEMRDKLNQLKALLFKS from the coding sequence GTGATCGTCACTTTTCCCAATAGCCCATACAAACTTCACCAGCCATTCGAGCCGTCCGGCGATCAGCCCGAGGCTATTCGTTCGCTGGTGGAGGGGCTGGATGACGGGCTGTCTTTCCAGACCCTGCTCGGGGTAACCGGTTCCGGCAAGACTTTCACCATGGCCAACGTAATCGCACGCCTGGGCCGGCCGGCCATTATCCTGGCGCACAACAAGACGCTGGCGGCGCAGCTTTACTCCGAGATGCGCGAGTTTTTCCCCGAGAACGCGGTGGAGTATTTCGTTTCCTACTACGATTACTACCAGCCCGAGGCCTATGTCCCCTCGCGCGATATGTTCATCGAGAAGGATTCGGCGATCAACGAGCATATCGAGCAGATGCGCCTGTCCGCCACCAAATCCCTGCTGGAGCGGGAAGACAGCATCATCGTCGCCTCGGTGTCGTGCATCTACGGTATCGGCGACCCGGTGGACTACCACGGCATGATCCTGCACCTGCGCCAGGGCGAGAAGATCGGCCAGCGCGAGGCCATCAAGCGCCTCTCCGAGATGCAGTACGACCGCAACGACGTCGAATTCAGCCGTGGCACGTTCCGGGTGCGCGGCGATGTGTTGGACATCTTCCCGGCGGAGAGTGCCGAGCTGGCGATCCGCGTTTCGCTGTTCGACGATGAAGTCGAAAGCCTGTCGCTGTTCGACCCGCTGACCGGGCATATACAGAAGAAAGTGCCGCGCTTTACCGTTTATCCTTCCAGCCACTACGTCACGCCGCGCTCCACGGTGTTGCGGGCGGTCGACACAATCCGCCTGGAACTGCGCGAGCGCATCGAATTCTTCCACAAGAACAACAAGCTGGTGGAGGCGCAGCGCATCGAGCAGCGCACCCGTTTCGACCTCGAAATGCTCAACGAAATCGGCTTCTGCAAGGGCATCGAGAACTACTCGCGCCACCTCTCCGGGCGCAATCCGGGCGATCCGCCGCCGACCCTGATCGACTACCTGCCGCCCAACGCGCTGATGTTCATTGACGAGAGTCACGTCACCATCACCCAGGTGGGCGGGATGTACAAGGGCGACCGGGCGCGCAAGGAAAACCTGGTGGATTACGGTTTCCGCCTGCCTTCCGCGCTGGACAACCGCCCGCTGCGCTTCGACGAATTCGAAAAAGTCATGCGCCAGACCATTTTCGTTTCCGCCACGCCCGCCGATTACGAAGCCACGCATGCTTCCCAGATCGTCGAGCAGGTGGTGCGCCCCACCGGCCTGCTCGACCCTGTTCTTGAGGTGCGCCCCGCGTCCACCCAGGTGGACGACCTGCTGCCGACCATCAGGCAAAAAGTGGTGCTGGGCGAGCGCGTGCTGGTCACGACGCTAACCAAGCGCATGTCGGAGGACCTGACCGATTACCTCTCCGATCATGGCGTCAAGGTGCGTTACCTGCACTCCGGCATCGACACCGTGGAACGCGTGGAAATCATCCGCGACCTGCGCCTGGGGCTGTTCGACGTGCTGGTCGGCATCAACCTGCTGCGCGAGGGGCTGGATATCCCGGAAGTCTCGCTGGTGGCGATACTCGATGCCGACAAGGAAGGCTTCCTGCGTTCCGAGCGCGCGCTGATCCAGACCATCGGCCGGGCGGCGCGCCACATCAACGGCACGGCGATTCTGTATGCCGACAGGATCACCAAATCCATGCAGAAAGCCATCGACGAGACCGAACGGCGCCGCGCCAAGCAGATCGCCTGGAATGAGGAGCACGGCATTACGCCCAAGGGCGTGTCCAAGCGCATCAAGGACATCATCGACGGCGTGTTCGACCTCGAGACCGCGCAGAAGGAACTCAAGGTGGCGCAGGAACTGGCGCACTACCAGCATCTGGACGAGAAGGTGCTGACCAGGGAAATCAAGCAGCTGGAAAAGGAAATGCTGGCCTGCGCCCGGAACCTCGAATTCGAGCGCGCGGCCGAGATGCGCGACAAGCTGAACCAACTCAAGGCGCTGCTGTTCAAGAGCTAG
- a CDS encoding pyridoxal phosphate-dependent aminotransferase yields MELSQRVQAIKESPTLAVTARAAKLKSEGKDIIGLGAGEPDFDTPQHIKNAAKKAIDDGFTKYTPVGGIPGLKNAIIAKFKRDNGFDYNNREVIVGVGGKQTIFNLVLAVINPGDEVIVPAPYWVSYADITLVAEGKPVIVNCGIEQGFKITPAQLAAAITPKTKLFMINSPSNPTGAVYTLAELQALGEVLKKHPQVLVASDDMYEHVNLSGEKFFNILNATPELKDRCIVLNGVSKAYSMTGWRIGYAAGPEKIIKAMEILQSQSTSNATSISQVAAQEALDGDQGCITPMVKAFRERHEFVVRRFNEMKGLKCIKAGGAFYAFPDAREAIADLHQRGLLKEANDMALSEYLLEKGVAVVPGSAFGAEGYFRISFATSMSNLENALNRIQQALA; encoded by the coding sequence TTGGAACTGTCACAGCGCGTTCAAGCCATCAAGGAATCCCCCACCCTCGCCGTCACGGCCCGCGCAGCCAAGCTGAAATCAGAGGGAAAAGACATCATCGGCCTGGGTGCGGGCGAACCCGATTTCGACACCCCGCAGCACATCAAGAATGCGGCCAAGAAAGCCATCGACGACGGCTTCACCAAGTACACTCCGGTGGGGGGTATCCCCGGCCTGAAAAACGCCATCATCGCCAAGTTCAAGCGCGACAACGGCTTCGACTACAACAACCGCGAAGTCATCGTCGGCGTCGGCGGCAAGCAGACCATCTTCAACCTGGTGCTGGCCGTCATCAACCCCGGCGACGAAGTCATCGTCCCGGCCCCCTACTGGGTTTCCTATGCCGACATCACCCTGGTTGCCGAAGGCAAGCCGGTGATCGTCAACTGCGGCATCGAGCAGGGCTTCAAGATCACCCCCGCGCAACTGGCCGCCGCCATCACCCCGAAAACCAAGCTGTTCATGATCAACAGCCCATCCAACCCGACCGGCGCGGTCTACACCCTGGCCGAACTGCAAGCCCTGGGCGAGGTGCTGAAAAAGCATCCCCAGGTGCTGGTCGCCAGCGACGACATGTACGAGCACGTCAACCTCTCGGGCGAGAAATTCTTCAACATCCTCAACGCCACCCCGGAGCTGAAGGACCGCTGCATCGTGCTGAACGGCGTATCCAAGGCCTACTCCATGACCGGCTGGCGCATCGGCTACGCCGCCGGCCCGGAAAAAATCATCAAGGCGATGGAAATCCTGCAATCCCAATCCACCTCGAATGCGACCTCCATCTCCCAGGTGGCTGCCCAGGAAGCGCTGGATGGCGACCAGGGCTGCATCACGCCGATGGTCAAGGCCTTCCGCGAACGGCATGAATTCGTGGTGCGCCGCTTCAATGAAATGAAAGGCCTCAAATGCATCAAGGCCGGCGGTGCTTTCTATGCCTTTCCCGACGCCCGCGAGGCCATCGCCGACCTGCACCAGCGCGGCCTGCTCAAGGAAGCCAACGACATGGCACTGTCCGAATACCTGCTGGAAAAGGGTGTTGCCGTGGTTCCCGGCTCAGCGTTTGGAGCAGAAGGCTACTTCCGCATTTCCTTTGCCACCTCGATGAGCAACCTGGAAAATGCACTGAACAGGATTCAGCAAGCCCTGGCTTAG
- a CDS encoding DUF3530 family protein produces MANLVNSAPIPHTWRMIKYLAAICLTLFALSSPAADLAREKRLADEIVDMIVDGEPVWLKADNRPFLSIYTPTTLRHPRGAVIILHGRGMHPDWADVAAPLRTALPASGWHTLSLQLPVLEKDAKYNDYVPLFAEAGPRINAAIAYLRDTGVKHIVLAAHSCGAHMAMHWVARQGDKDINAYIGIGMGATDFGQAMVEPFPLEKMHVPVLDIYGSAEYPQVLNMAPGRLAAIRKAGNPQSRQVVIPGADHYFHEHNGELVKAVAEWLGKLKL; encoded by the coding sequence ATGGCAAATCTTGTCAATTCCGCGCCCATTCCCCATACTTGGCGCATGATTAAATATCTCGCCGCTATCTGTTTGACCCTTTTTGCCCTCTCCTCCCCTGCCGCCGACCTGGCACGCGAAAAACGTCTAGCGGATGAAATCGTGGACATGATTGTCGATGGGGAACCCGTCTGGCTCAAGGCGGACAATCGTCCTTTCCTCTCCATCTACACGCCGACCACCCTGCGCCATCCGCGCGGCGCGGTTATTATCCTGCACGGTCGCGGCATGCACCCGGACTGGGCCGATGTGGCCGCCCCCCTGCGCACCGCTCTGCCAGCCAGCGGATGGCACACACTATCGCTACAGTTGCCGGTGCTCGAAAAGGATGCAAAGTACAACGATTATGTTCCGCTGTTTGCAGAAGCCGGCCCGCGCATCAATGCCGCCATCGCCTATTTGCGCGATACCGGAGTCAAGCATATCGTGCTTGCCGCCCACAGCTGCGGCGCCCACATGGCCATGCACTGGGTGGCGCGACAGGGCGACAAGGATATCAATGCCTATATCGGCATCGGCATGGGCGCCACCGACTTCGGACAAGCGATGGTGGAACCCTTTCCCCTGGAAAAAATGCATGTGCCGGTACTGGACATCTACGGCAGCGCCGAATATCCGCAGGTGCTGAATATGGCGCCCGGGCGACTGGCAGCCATCCGCAAGGCCGGCAATCCGCAATCACGGCAAGTCGTGATTCCCGGCGCCGATCATTATTTCCACGAGCACAATGGCGAGCTGGTCAAGGCCGTTGCCGAATGGCTCGGCAAACTCAAACTCTAA
- a CDS encoding quinone-dependent dihydroorotate dehydrogenase: MLYSLIRSMFFSMDAESAHHLGMEGMKTAQRLGLIKLLAYPVPGKPRTVMGIDFPNPVGLAAGLDKNGDYIDALAALGFGFIEIGTITPRPQPGNPKPRLFRIPEANAIINRMGFNNDGVDKLIENVRKAKYRGILGINIGKNFDTPIENAADDYLICLRKVYPHASYVTVNISSPNTKNLRQLQQSSELEALLDALKNEQAKLAQTHGKHVPLALKIAPDLETEQIIEIADLLLKYQIEGVIATNTTLSREGVAGLSHGDEAGGLSGAPVRLKSTSVVKQLSLALGGKIPIIGVGGIMNGLDAKEKILAGASLVQFYSGFIYRGPELIREACEEI; encoded by the coding sequence ATGCTTTATTCACTGATCCGTTCCATGTTCTTCAGCATGGACGCCGAATCCGCCCATCACCTTGGCATGGAGGGCATGAAAACCGCCCAGCGGCTGGGGTTAATCAAGTTGCTGGCCTACCCGGTTCCCGGCAAACCCCGCACTGTGATGGGTATTGACTTCCCCAACCCCGTCGGCCTCGCGGCGGGGCTGGACAAGAACGGCGACTACATCGACGCGCTGGCAGCGCTGGGCTTCGGCTTCATCGAAATCGGCACCATCACGCCCCGCCCCCAGCCCGGCAATCCCAAGCCGCGCCTGTTCCGCATCCCGGAGGCGAATGCCATCATCAACCGGATGGGGTTCAACAACGACGGGGTGGACAAGCTGATCGAGAATGTCAGAAAAGCAAAGTACCGCGGCATCCTCGGCATCAACATCGGCAAGAACTTCGATACGCCAATCGAAAATGCGGCCGACGACTACCTCATCTGCCTGCGCAAGGTTTATCCCCACGCCAGCTACGTCACGGTCAACATTTCCTCGCCCAATACCAAGAACCTGCGCCAGTTGCAGCAATCGAGCGAACTCGAGGCCCTGCTCGACGCGCTCAAGAACGAACAGGCGAAACTGGCCCAGACCCACGGCAAACATGTCCCCCTGGCGCTGAAAATCGCCCCCGATCTGGAAACGGAACAGATCATCGAAATCGCAGACCTGCTGCTGAAATACCAGATCGAAGGCGTAATCGCCACCAACACCACGCTGTCGCGCGAAGGCGTGGCCGGGCTGTCGCACGGCGACGAAGCCGGCGGTCTCTCCGGCGCGCCGGTGCGCCTCAAGTCCACCAGCGTGGTGAAGCAGCTCAGCCTGGCGCTGGGCGGCAAGATCCCCATCATCGGCGTGGGCGGCATCATGAATGGCCTGGATGCGAAAGAGAAAATCCTTGCCGGCGCCAGCCTGGTGCAGTTCTACAGCGGCTTCATCTATCGCGGCCCGGAACTGATCCGGGAAGCGTGCGAGGAAATTTGA